TAATAGATACAAAAATTTCAGTTTCAACTTATTACTATTATCATATCATGTCTATGCTACATTAAAGTATGGTACAGTACGACTTTAGACCTGTGCAAGAGGTTCAAGCGTAAAGTATGTAGAACGGCCAGTTGTTCTTAATGATGACTCACGGCCATAATCCCTCTAGTAAATGACTCCAGAGATGGGGACAAGCGAGCGTACCCAGTCACATCATACACTCAAAACTCAGACACAACGTTTTATTACACTCATTCGTCCACAATTGCGCACGCTCTTAAGGTCGTCCCCGTCTCCATGTCGTGCAAACTCCGCACCAGTTGCCTGACATGGCATCGAAACGGGCTCGCTCGAAACTTATACTGATAACTGCTGTCGTCATATTATACTCTCTGAAAGATCacgttattaataatattcacgTTTTCAATCGGAGCTCGAAAACGACGgaagaatttaaattaagtaaatatactacTATTGCAGACGCGATCGTCAACATATCTACGTAAATCTACTCAAAAGTGCCTCTGGTGTGCACGCGAGAAACTAGCATCGTAGACTTTGCAGAGAGCTGAAGGGGCGTTTGGGCCCGGCAGGAGCTCGGCAGCTTTGGCTGCCGCACGACGTCGCTGCCAACTGCAAGTCCACGCGGCCAACACGACTAGTTGAGCTGCTATGAATGCAGCTGCTGCTAACATTGCTCCGGATGCGTTAACGCAAGTAACGTCTGTTTCTCTTACAAAAACAGCATCTTCGGTAACATTCTTGACTTTCTGTTTGTCGAAACCGAACTTGTCAGTGATTTGAATAGTCTGGACAAGAAGCATATCATCAGTTGGCGCCGCTGGGGTTGAACGCCTCTTCCTGCGTCCGTATGACATGACTGATCGAAGTTCATTCGGACCTCCATCACAAATTACCGGTTCACAAGTAGGCATGCAAGGTGTTACCAAGGCACGAAACTGGACAACTTCCGAAGATGGGAATTTGAAGGCGTCAAAGTGAGAAAGCAgcgtctgtaatttttttaaatgattattttagttacaataaaaaattactttttatcgtAACATATCATtgagaacaaaaaatattttagtaagaaataaaaaaaattacttttccgCTCGTTGCTGATTTATATAAAGGTCCCATAATGAAGTGATCAGTTGGGCAACCGTCGCTGTCAATAAGTGTGATTTCACTGGAATCCACGCCGTCCATGGCAACAAGTTCTCGTACGAAAATTTCGAATGGTGATTTTTGATCCATGATTTCGAAACGAAGAGCCTGCAAGGAAGATTAAAAATTGaagattaaaaaagtaaaaaaaatatatacactggTTAAAATAATCACAACGAATCAAATATTTACCAAGGGGTCTCCGACTTCCGCAGAAGCAATTGTATCATCACCATTCCTATCTGTAATCCTCATAGCTACGTTTGGTGAATCGACAATGACCTCCTCCGAAATTCCTGTCTTAATGTCACCGTGAATACCGAGATCGACTTCGTTAGCTACTGTTTTATTCGTCAAGTCGTACTGACAAGTTACGGCTAACCCAAGATCAGATGATGTAACAATAGTGTCATGATGCTGAATCACGACGTCgtttaaatatctaaaacaaatgtaaattatataatttggaatcatcataaaaagaaaaaagaaaaaatttagaCTTAGggcaaaacaaaataattcacCTGCCAAGTCCATTTTGCTTCACATTACATTCGATATTATTGTATCCCATATGTAATTCGAATTCAAGACTTTGTTGAACGTCAACGACGCAGGAATTGGGGCTACCTTTTGCGTATATTTTACCATCGAATAATTTTGAGGTCTGAATACGAGCCACCATATCACCAGCACGGCAATCAATAGAAACATTGTAGCATGAAGATAGTTCATAAGTAGCCGCTTCAGGTACTTCCAAATAAGGATCCTAAAATTGTAGGACAGTGTAAGAAAAGGTCATACCATATCTGATACAGACATAACTGCGTATTGCTGTGATACTATTGCTTACCTGAATGTCCACAAGTGTGGCTTTGGAATGGTGAGATAGTCGGCACACATGATCGCCAGTGTCTCCGTGATCGTAGGAATGGCAACGGAAAGGCGAGTTAAGACATAATTCCCGGCATTCTTCGATTGTCTGCACGTCTTGATACACTGAATCGACGGTTTTCAAAATGCGGCCACTCATCTTCttaaattcgcataactttgtTGGTTCTTCTACACAGTTATTTTCTAAGTAATCGATatctaaaaaacaaaagaagaaaatattagtaatacattttattgGGTATTGTGTTATTATAAGTGAAATTGAATCTCAGGTCGGACATTACCCTCGTTCGGCTGGAAAGAATTGGTACCAGCTAAAGTGATACGATCCATGTTCGACAAAACGCATTCACCCGTTTTATTGTTGTAGTTCGCCGATCTGTAACAATGTGCGTGTGTTTTAATCGCTGTTGTATTCTTATTATGTTGTGTGAACTTTCTCAAGATTTGCCCTCGAGATTATAATTCCCGGTTGTTACGTTCATCATTAAAAGTGTATTGTGCGATGTGTGATTTATTGCAGATGTAAATGCAGCAAAGCAaaacattgaatatttattgttgCTTCAAAAagataatctaaaaatatataatctaacATTATAAAATCTCAATTATGAGTTCAGCAGTACAAGAAAAATCTGCAGTTgggctaaaaataaattatgtcgaGTGTTAGGTTTATGGTAAGCTCAATTCCAgtatatcataaattttaaaccTAGCAAAATAAAAGGAAATGCAAGGATACATATGTTTGTAGTCTAGCTGCTTTATTACCAGTTCGGATCAGACTTTTGTTGTGTAAGTTTGACCTTAAGCCCTTTATTGCTTTATAGTGACCACCCGCGTAAAGACAGTATTATCTTTGTTCATCTTGTCCAATATTTCCTCTTGATATAGATCGATTTTGATCGGACGTTCCAGGCTCTTTTGATCATGGAAACTCGTTTTAAACATTTCTTACATTCGCTTATATAGCGTAACTTATAGATACATTTGTTTTAACTTTTGATATGAGTTTATTTATTACCTCCTAAATTTTAACTAAGCATaagcataataataattacttgtactttattttgtaactgcaCTACCACTAAAACGATGTTTGTATTAAAGATCGTATATAGTTACATGTGTACTATTTCTAACTTTCATACATCCAAGCTCGATTTATAAATTAGCTTGTATGAACTTATTCTCTGTAACTGCTTTACCAACTTTTACCCTAATATAGCATACCATGTGAAGTTTAATCTCTTATTGCTAGTTAGCAAATACGcgtggtataaaaataatttttaaataataaaaattttctcaTAACTTTTCCTTTACCTTCAAGCACGAGATAATTTCtaagaataatttaatactGAAAAACTGTACCAACCGACTTTGAACTTACAACTTGATGCAAGTGCCCTTCAACTCACCATTTTTCTATCATCTACATGCTTCATCCTTAAACGCACAACGAATTTATTTGAGAATTATACATACTCTAGTTAAAAGTATAAgtaatagatttaaataaatttccaacTAGACTATGATCAATTGTATAGTAAGTTATTGCATGCTAAAGAGATTCTACAACTTAAATAAAGTGGTCCCgtgaatgattttaaataatctttctATCTGCACGGCAGGATGATAGTAACAGCAATAATAGTGAATTATTGCCACATTCgtagttattatattactatctttTGTACAGCGACTACTTTGGT
The nucleotide sequence above comes from Melitaea cinxia chromosome 11, ilMelCinx1.1, whole genome shotgun sequence. Encoded proteins:
- the LOC123657885 gene encoding uncharacterized protein LOC123657885, yielding MLPRPLSQCTMRLIISLIVVVYAVEAAKRFEGTLRSAVDAPPQDNLAVESVSAEPAVVATPEEYTNPGAPPPSKSAPEEQEEPEEEPAAEPAAESVAEPAPEPASAPETAAGGVPPSAPSGISAPSAPANSLEECDPEKIGFELVTGYVFSAPSHILDDIPGTLMLTDCLEQCQANDTCRAVNYETGLCVLFSSDADQLPGALTKSQFPVFTIYAQKSCLGVKPCERAWCFDRVRGYNLKGFGKRTHTVESRQMCLDLCLGENDFVCRSANYNNKTGECVLSNMDRITLAGTNSFQPNEDIDYLENNCVEEPTKLCEFKKMSGRILKTVDSVYQDVQTIEECRELCLNSPFRCHSYDHGDTGDHVCRLSHHSKATLVDIQDPYLEVPEAATYELSSCYNVSIDCRAGDMVARIQTSKLFDGKIYAKGSPNSCVVDVQQSLEFELHMGYNNIECNVKQNGLGRYLNDVVIQHHDTIVTSSDLGLAVTCQYDLTNKTVANEVDLGIHGDIKTGISEEVIVDSPNVAMRITDRNGDDTIASAEVGDPLALRFEIMDQKSPFEIFVRELVAMDGVDSSEITLIDSDGCPTDHFIMGPLYKSATSGKTLLSHFDAFKFPSSEVVQFRALVTPCMPTCEPVICDGGPNELRSVMSYGRRKRRSTPAAPTDDMLLVQTIQITDKFGFDKQKVKNVTEDAVFVRETDVTCVNASGAMLAAAAFIAAQLVVLAAWTCSWQRRRAAAKAAELLPGPNAPSALCKVYDASFSRAHQRHF